Within the Echinicola sp. 20G genome, the region AACAACGCTATCATAGAGTTTAACGGTACTGTATTGTTATCATCTTATGACCATGCCTTTGTTCAATCTACTGCCAATAGAATCGTGGAGTTTACCCCTAATGGCACCATAGATAGAAGAATGTCTTATGATAATTATTTGGAAAGCGATGAAATCAAAGCCTTAAGAGATCAAATGTACCAAAAAGGTTAATCGCTTTTTTATACATAAACTGATAAATCCCTTTTTGATTGGTGTATGAAGCCAAACACAAAAAGGGATTTTTATCTTTAAATATTATGACATATTATCCCAAAATCATACTTAAAAAAGGCAAGGAAATATCCTTGAAGAGAAAGCACCACTGGGTTTTCTCCGGTGCCATTGCCAAGGCTGATGAAGGAATCACTAATGGCCAATTGGTAAGTGTCTATAGTAACCGCAATGAATTTTTGGGCATTGGACATTACCAGCAAGGTTCCATCACAGTAAGAATAATCTCATTCGAAGATCGGTTAATCAATACAGATTTCTGGATAGAAAAAATCCAAGCAGCCTACTCTATGAGGTCAAAAATTGGCTTGGTAGACAGTGATCAAACGAATGTTTTTAGGTTGATACATGGAGAAGGAGACAAATTACCGGGTTTGATCATTGATTATTATAATGGCACAGCTGTAATTCAAGCGCATACCATCGGTATGTATGCGCACAAAGACGATATCTCAATTGCCTTACAAAAAGTGTTGGGAGAAAAACTGGATGCTGTTTATGATAAAAGTGCCGAGACGCTTTCTAAAAGTCAAATGGCAGTGGATAACCAATTTTTGTATGGAATGCCTAAAACCAATATTGTGGTTGAAAATGGTAGTAAGTATGAAATCGACTGGGAAAAGGGCCAAAAGACTGGTTTTTTTATCGATCAAAGAGAAAACAGGAAACTACTAGGGGCTTATAGCAAAGACAAAAAAGTATTGAACACCTTCTGTTACTCTGGTGGTTTTTCGATAGCAGCCCTAGAAGCTGGCGCCAAGGAAGTTCACTCTGTAGATATCTCAGCCAAGGCCATTGAGTTGACAGAAAAGAACTTAGTCCTCAACCCAGACTTAAAAGGCAAGCATGAATCTAAAATAGCGGATGTGGTAAAATACATCCGGGAAATCGAGCAGGATTATGATGTCATCGTACTGGACCCACCGGCCTTTGCCAAAAACATGAAATCTAGGCACAATGCTGTTCAAGCTTACAAAAGATTGAATGCAGAAGCACTGAGACACATCAAGCCGGGTGGAATCCTATTTACCTTCAGTTGCTCTCAGGTAGTGGACAAGCAACTATTTGCCCATACGATCACTGCAGCAGCCATTGAAGTTGGCAGAGAAGTAAAAATCCTTCAGTATCTCTCCCAGCCTGCCGACCATCCTATCAACATCTACCATACTGAAACGGAATATTTGAAAGGTTTGGTCCTTTATGTAGCCTAAAGATTGGAGCCTCTTCCTTAATTAGAAGAGGCTTTATTATTTAATATCTATATTATAGACAAAAGCCCTGTACTTTAATAAAGCAACAAAAACTGCTCCCCCAACTGCATTGCCTAATAGTGCGAAAAACTGAAAGTTAAGGTACCTCAGTAAATTGATCTGATCAGAACTTATTAAACCAGAAAATACTTCTACGTTACCTACCACACTGTGATGCAAGCCTGTGAAGGACATCGTAGCTGTGATGATGAAAATGATGAATATTCTACTCAAAGTATCCCTAGAAGAAGTCATCAACCACGAAAGTAAGCCCATTAGCCAACCTGCAAGCACCGCACTACTGAATATCACAATTGATTGATAGTCGGTTACATGCAAAGCTATTTTTTCTACCGTTTCCAAATCAAACATGCCGAGCCTAGGGCCTATCCAAATCAGCAACAATGCAATCAAATAGCCCCCTATCATATTTCCAAAAATGACCAAGCCCCAAATTTTCAATAAACTCAGGACACTCCTTTTCTTATTCAACACCGGCAAGGTCAACAAAGATGTCTGCTCGGTAAATAAAATGGACTGACCCAAGATCACCATTATGAACCCAACTGGATATACCAAGGAGATAAGTTTGTAGCAATATGCTTCGGAAAGAAAACCGGAACAAAAGAAGAAAACAGCGCAAATCAACAAATAGCTAAAACCTATTTCCAGCCCAGCAGTCACCGAACTTAACAATAGACTACTTGGTTTACGGTCATAGGTCTCTAGCCCTTCGGTAATTTGTTGCTTTAGGATTTCACCATGCGATTTGGTCGAATCACTGGAGATAGAACCAGATTTATTCAGTTCTGAGTCAATGCTCTTTTGTTTTTTCTCTTCTTCCGTGTTGGCCATAAAGCTGTTATTAAAAGCTCAATAGCACAAAATTCATTCCTGAAATGGCGCAATAGTTACTTCTTTAGCAAAAACCCTACTTTATAGGTCAACATAGCATGCCAACCATAATAGCCATCATAGCCAGTCACAGAAAGATCAATAGATTGCTTGCGATTGGCTTGATTTCCTATCCAATCAAAAGACAGTTGAGTGAGAAGTCCAATTTGGCTTCTAGAGATTCTTTGGTACCCGTTTGATACCAATACGTTATGCTCATCATTACCATAACCCCTAAAATAATTATCTACCCCATAATGATAGGAAGGTCCCGCTGCTAAGCCCACATCCAAGCCATTATTGGTATTCAGGAGATCTGCTTGAAATGCAAAGTTCATTAAAAGCGCTGTGCTCTTATCAGCCAACTCTGGATAAGGGTTGGAAGCTGTTTTTCTCTCAGAAAAATCTGTTGACTGGAAAAATATCAGCGAAGGATTTAGGGACAAGCTTTTGTTTAGGTAATAATTCAAATCATTGCTGATGTTGATTCCCGGAATACCCATATTTCCTTCCACTCCTATCCCTCCTCCAATATTATAATATATATCAGATTTTGACTGGGCATGAACATTGGAAAGTGTGGCAATAACAATAACTAAGCTGGCTAAAAGCAGTTTAATTTTCATATTCTGGTAGTTAAATTTTGTCCAAAACTAGTGATAATCATAGATATTAATACCCACACATTGACATATAAGTTAATAAACCACTCTTACACGCTGATTTTCAACTAGTTTAACACTTTGTATTATTTTACATTCCATCAGCCCATGAATTGCTGTGGTAAGCTTTATCAATCTGACATTGTAATGTATATTTGTAATTGTTAATGAAAGTGCATTGATTAATTGCATGACTCTCCCTGACTAACCAATTATATGACATACGATATCACAATTGTTGGTGGCGGCATTGTAGGACTGGCCACTGGACTTAAAATAAAACAGCAAAACCCTTCCTTGAAAGTGGCTATTCTGGAAAAAGAAGGTGAATTGGCCAAACATCAAACGGGAAATAATTCTGGGGTAATCCACTCTGGATTATACTATAAGCCAGGTTCACTAAAAGCTACTAATTGCATCAATGGCTACCATGAATTGGTTCGCTTTTGCGAGGAAGAAAACATTCCATTTGAACTGACAGGAAAAGTAGTGGTGGCTACCAAAAGCGACCAAATTCCTTTGCTACAAAACCTACTACAAAGAGGGCTTCAAAATGGCTTGGAAGGTACCAGACAGATTTCTTTGGACGAGTTAAAACACTACGAACCCTATTGTGAAGGAGTGGCTGCTTTGCATGTTCCACAAACTGGCATTGTGGATTATAAGAAGGTAGCTTTAGCGTATGGTGAAATATTCAAAACCATTGGTGGTGAAATATTTACAAAACATAAAGTTTTGAAAATCAATCATAAAAATAATCTTATTGAAGTAATCACTTCAAGTAAAACATTAATCTCTAGATTGGTTATCAACTGTGCTGGATTGTACTCTGATAAGGTGGCTGATATGAATGGAGAACTGGATCTCGATGTCAAGATCATTCCTTTCCGCGGTGAATATTATAAGCTGAAGAAGGAAAGAGAATACTTGGTCAAAAACCTTATTTACCCAGTTCCTGATCCCAACTTCCCGTTCCTTGGTGTTCACTTCACCAGAATGATGAAAGGAGGCGTAGAAGCTGGTCCCAATGCCGTCATGGCTTTCAAAAGAGAAGGTTACAAAAGAACAGACTTTAACTTAAAGGAATTCAAAGAATCCATCACTTGGCCAGGTCTACAAAAGGTGGCTGGTAAGTATTGGAAAACAGGCTTAGGAGAATATTACCGTTCTTTTTCCAAAGCAGCATTCACTAAAGCGCTTCAGGAATTGATTCCGGACATCAAAGAAGATGATTTGGTGGATGGTGGAGCCGGTGTCCGAGCCCAAGCTTGTGATAGAACAGGAGGACTTTTGGACGATTTTGCCATTACAGAAAATGCACATGCCATCAATGTACTGAATGCACCAAGTCCAGCAGCAACCAGTTCTTTATCCATAGGCGGGACTGTCGCTGAGTTGGCACTAAAAAGATTTTACTAAAAAAGGAGGTCATTGACCTCCTTTTATTTTTTAATCTACCCTATTCAATACGGAGTCTGGGAAATATTTATTGGTTAGGGCAACCATTTCATCCCCCTTGACAAACATGCTGATATCTATTTCATTGGTATGTTTTACGCCACAAGCTCCCAATAATTCCAAAACAGCATGCATGGTATTTCGATGAAAATTATATACCCGTTCTGCCTTATCATCCACCACTAGCCCTTTTACCAACATCTTATTTTGGGTGGCCACACCAGTTGGACAATCATTGGTATTGCAACGTAAAGCCTGAATACAGCCTACACTGAACATAAAAGCCCTAGCAGAGTTACAAATATCCGCTCCCAAAGCCCGCATTCTCAATATTGAAAAAGCTGTCAGCACCTTTCCACTCGCAATTACCTTTACTTCTTGCCTCAGCCCAAACTTCTCCAAAGTCCTATTGACAAATATCAATGCCGGTTCCAAAGGAATTCCCACAGAATCTGAAAACTCCAAAGGGGCAGCCCCTGTGCCACCTTCTGCGCCATCAACCGTAATAAAATCCGGAACGATTCCAGATTTTTTCATTTCGGCACAAAGGTCTATAAACTCTTCTGTCCGCCCAATACAAATCTTAAACCCAATAGGTTTCCCACCACTTAACTCTCTCAATTCTGAAATAAATGAAACCAACCCTTGAGGATTAGAAAATTTACGGTGACTGGGAGGGGAAATCACAGTTGTATATGGCTTTAAACCTCTAATTTTTGCTATTTCAGGGGTGTTTTTTTCAGCTGGAAGTACACCTCCATGCCCGGGTTTTGCCCCTTGGGAAATTTTGATTTCTATCATTTTCACCTGTTCATGGGCAGCTCTTTCCTTGAATTTATCAGGATCAAAATCTCCGTCTTCTGTTCTACATCCAAAATACCCTGTCCCAATCTGCCAAACCAAATCTCCTCCTCCATCCAAATGGTAAGTGGACAATCCACCTTCTCCAGTATTGTGATAAAAGTGGCCTTTCTTTGCACCTTTGTTCAAAGCCAAAATGGCATTCTTACTCAAAGACCCAAAACTCATGGCCGATACATTCAAAACTGAAGCGCTATAAGGTTTATGACATAATTTACTCCCTACGATTACCCGTGGAATCTTGGTCACAGGAGGTGTGGCATAGATAGAGTGTCTA harbors:
- a CDS encoding FMN-binding glutamate synthase family protein, with amino-acid sequence MRYLFYNITIILILLVAVLSYYYEQWIWAFIVVIPLTIVGIYNRFQTKHTILRNFPLLGYFRYMFEMIAPEIQQYFIERSTDGKPFSRNHRALVYRRAKNVNDTHPFGTQLEITGENYEAIRHSIYATPPVTKIPRVIVGSKLCHKPYSASVLNVSAMSFGSLSKNAILALNKGAKKGHFYHNTGEGGLSTYHLDGGGDLVWQIGTGYFGCRTEDGDFDPDKFKERAAHEQVKMIEIKISQGAKPGHGGVLPAEKNTPEIAKIRGLKPYTTVISPPSHRKFSNPQGLVSFISELRELSGGKPIGFKICIGRTEEFIDLCAEMKKSGIVPDFITVDGAEGGTGAAPLEFSDSVGIPLEPALIFVNRTLEKFGLRQEVKVIASGKVLTAFSILRMRALGADICNSARAFMFSVGCIQALRCNTNDCPTGVATQNKMLVKGLVVDDKAERVYNFHRNTMHAVLELLGACGVKHTNEIDISMFVKGDEMVALTNKYFPDSVLNRVD
- a CDS encoding class I SAM-dependent rRNA methyltransferase, encoding MTYYPKIILKKGKEISLKRKHHWVFSGAIAKADEGITNGQLVSVYSNRNEFLGIGHYQQGSITVRIISFEDRLINTDFWIEKIQAAYSMRSKIGLVDSDQTNVFRLIHGEGDKLPGLIIDYYNGTAVIQAHTIGMYAHKDDISIALQKVLGEKLDAVYDKSAETLSKSQMAVDNQFLYGMPKTNIVVENGSKYEIDWEKGQKTGFFIDQRENRKLLGAYSKDKKVLNTFCYSGGFSIAALEAGAKEVHSVDISAKAIELTEKNLVLNPDLKGKHESKIADVVKYIREIEQDYDVIVLDPPAFAKNMKSRHNAVQAYKRLNAEALRHIKPGGILFTFSCSQVVDKQLFAHTITAAAIEVGREVKILQYLSQPADHPINIYHTETEYLKGLVLYVA
- the lhgO gene encoding L-2-hydroxyglutarate oxidase; translated protein: MTYDITIVGGGIVGLATGLKIKQQNPSLKVAILEKEGELAKHQTGNNSGVIHSGLYYKPGSLKATNCINGYHELVRFCEEENIPFELTGKVVVATKSDQIPLLQNLLQRGLQNGLEGTRQISLDELKHYEPYCEGVAALHVPQTGIVDYKKVALAYGEIFKTIGGEIFTKHKVLKINHKNNLIEVITSSKTLISRLVINCAGLYSDKVADMNGELDLDVKIIPFRGEYYKLKKEREYLVKNLIYPVPDPNFPFLGVHFTRMMKGGVEAGPNAVMAFKREGYKRTDFNLKEFKESITWPGLQKVAGKYWKTGLGEYYRSFSKAAFTKALQELIPDIKEDDLVDGGAGVRAQACDRTGGLLDDFAITENAHAINVLNAPSPAATSSLSIGGTVAELALKRFY
- a CDS encoding formate/nitrite transporter family protein; its protein translation is MANTEEEKKQKSIDSELNKSGSISSDSTKSHGEILKQQITEGLETYDRKPSSLLLSSVTAGLEIGFSYLLICAVFFFCSGFLSEAYCYKLISLVYPVGFIMVILGQSILFTEQTSLLTLPVLNKKRSVLSLLKIWGLVIFGNMIGGYLIALLLIWIGPRLGMFDLETVEKIALHVTDYQSIVIFSSAVLAGWLMGLLSWLMTSSRDTLSRIFIIFIITATMSFTGLHHSVVGNVEVFSGLISSDQINLLRYLNFQFFALLGNAVGGAVFVALLKYRAFVYNIDIK